The following are from one region of the Methanomassiliicoccales archaeon genome:
- a CDS encoding LSM domain-containing protein, whose protein sequence is MQKPLNVLNQAINSQVIVELKGNREYRGVLDGYDPHMNLVLKNAEELINHEVVRKLAVTIVRGDNVIYISP, encoded by the coding sequence ATGCAAAAACCATTGAACGTCCTGAACCAGGCGATCAATAGCCAGGTCATCGTCGAGCTGAAGGGGAACCGCGAGTACCGCGGAGTCCTAGATGGCTACGACCCGCACATGAACCTTGTGCTCAAGAACGCTGAAGAGCTGATCAACCACGAGGTTGTAAGGAAGCTCGCCGTCACCATAGTTCGTGGCGACAACGTAATTTACATTTCACCATAA
- the pyrC gene encoding dihydroorotase gives MDLIIEGRAFYRGKLQQVCIGIDEGRIVEIKKVLAGENRIDFKDRLILPGAIDVHVHLRDPGMTQKEDFGTGTLAAAFGGVTTVFDMPNTSPPTLMAEDIVNKRETVSAKAWVDFGLFAGVDARHDPTKMNAHAVGYKIFMGSSTGSLLMTKDEDIAGALAKISSTGKVVSVHAEDDAHIVRSPEKELRDHNRNRPPHAEVSAISRLAKLHGNSRINVCHVTSREALAALTGTGFTKEATVHHMLLDDSMPLGGRGKVNPPLRSKDDRIAILDAFCKGQIDMLASDHAPHGQDEKSGDFDAAPSGVPGVETSVPIMMAMVKRGQVPLERLISAACQRPAELFRLPKGIIEVGRDADLMVIDPKRTTDIKAKNLHSKCGWTPYEGFEAIFPTAVFLRGMELVESNSLVGERKGRDVVVAGISGRS, from the coding sequence ATGGACCTGATCATCGAAGGCAGGGCATTCTACCGGGGCAAGTTGCAGCAGGTCTGCATCGGCATCGATGAGGGCAGGATCGTCGAAATAAAGAAGGTCCTCGCCGGAGAGAACCGCATCGATTTCAAGGACCGGCTCATATTGCCTGGAGCTATCGACGTGCATGTACACCTGCGCGACCCGGGCATGACCCAGAAGGAGGATTTCGGCACCGGGACCCTGGCCGCCGCCTTCGGAGGTGTCACCACCGTCTTCGACATGCCGAACACGAGCCCGCCCACCCTGATGGCGGAGGACATAGTCAACAAGCGGGAGACCGTCTCTGCCAAGGCCTGGGTCGATTTCGGTCTGTTCGCCGGTGTCGACGCCCGCCACGACCCGACCAAGATGAACGCCCACGCGGTCGGCTACAAGATATTCATGGGATCGTCCACCGGAAGCCTCCTGATGACCAAGGACGAGGACATCGCCGGAGCGCTGGCCAAGATCTCGTCCACCGGAAAGGTGGTCAGCGTCCATGCAGAGGACGATGCCCACATCGTCCGTTCGCCAGAGAAGGAGCTCCGCGACCACAACCGGAACCGCCCGCCCCATGCCGAGGTCTCGGCCATATCCAGACTGGCCAAGCTTCACGGGAATTCCCGGATCAACGTCTGCCACGTCACCTCCCGTGAGGCGTTGGCAGCGCTCACAGGTACCGGTTTCACAAAGGAGGCCACGGTCCACCACATGCTGCTGGACGACTCCATGCCGTTAGGCGGCCGGGGCAAGGTCAACCCGCCCCTGCGCTCCAAGGACGACCGGATCGCGATACTGGATGCGTTCTGCAAGGGGCAGATCGATATGTTGGCCTCGGATCACGCGCCGCACGGACAGGATGAGAAGTCCGGTGATTTCGATGCCGCCCCGTCGGGGGTTCCAGGGGTCGAGACCTCGGTCCCCATCATGATGGCCATGGTGAAGCGCGGCCAGGTCCCCCTGGAAAGACTGATATCGGCCGCCTGCCAACGGCCGGCGGAGCTGTTCCGCCTGCCGAAGGGCATTATCGAGGTGGGTAGGGACGCCGACCTGATGGTGATCGATCCGAAGAGGACCACCGACATCAAGGCCAAGAACCTCCACAGCAAGTGCGGATGGACCCCGTACGAAGGGTTCGAAGCGATATTCCCCACCGCTGTGTTTTTAAGGGGGATGGAATTGGTGGAGAGCAACTCTCTGGTCGGAGAGCGTAAAGGAAGGGATGTGGTTGTCGCCGGAATTTCAGGTCGATCTTAG
- a CDS encoding YkgJ family cysteine cluster protein: MSPEFQVDLSELEGRKFTCIDGCGLCCLCQPELLPNEERLFRSKFPNMVVLKNEPHRHYAMAMKKGMGSCAFLNDRRCKVYNDRPHFCREFPFHIHVGMRAQVQLDLSCRGAWVTDGEDAMTAGAKIAEDAKEAINHTLYESKRVYREFFDNCHESGIDPDPEPMQALVRERLEKMTYLPYLATVLEGSAEDEQIDLRKLRVPAELDKSAMRELESAALEGANDSLGAPNAFDAPVYCDEANRWNVFLSEHGRFEQYIIKDSGDLEHVRSVDPNAVRLLVPDESGRKVMADYLRILNNRDSIIGSTYYLVDEYDYEDYFPNVYLGVLSTSMLDMIWRASLIAHVKGTKLDGAGVREGIIYYDMDRLDGPSIGAFI, from the coding sequence TTGTCGCCGGAATTTCAGGTCGATCTTAGCGAGCTAGAGGGACGCAAGTTCACGTGCATTGACGGATGCGGGCTCTGCTGCCTGTGTCAGCCCGAGCTCCTGCCAAATGAAGAGAGACTGTTCCGTTCGAAGTTCCCCAACATGGTCGTGCTAAAGAACGAGCCGCACCGGCACTATGCCATGGCCATGAAGAAGGGCATGGGCTCGTGCGCCTTCCTCAACGACCGGAGATGCAAGGTGTACAACGACCGGCCGCACTTCTGCCGTGAGTTCCCGTTCCATATCCACGTCGGCATGAGGGCGCAGGTCCAGCTCGACCTGTCGTGCCGGGGTGCCTGGGTCACCGATGGGGAGGATGCGATGACCGCCGGCGCCAAGATCGCCGAGGATGCCAAGGAGGCCATCAACCATACCCTTTACGAGTCAAAGCGGGTCTACCGCGAGTTCTTCGACAACTGCCACGAGAGCGGGATCGACCCCGACCCGGAGCCGATGCAGGCATTGGTCCGGGAGAGGCTGGAGAAGATGACCTATCTCCCCTACCTGGCAACGGTCCTGGAAGGATCGGCGGAAGACGAACAGATCGATCTCAGGAAGCTGCGCGTGCCAGCCGAGCTGGACAAGAGCGCGATGAGGGAATTGGAATCCGCAGCCCTGGAAGGCGCGAACGATTCGCTCGGCGCCCCCAACGCCTTCGACGCGCCGGTCTACTGCGATGAGGCGAACCGTTGGAACGTCTTCCTCTCCGAGCACGGCCGGTTCGAACAGTACATCATCAAGGACAGCGGGGACCTGGAGCATGTACGTTCGGTCGATCCGAACGCGGTACGGTTGCTGGTCCCGGACGAATCGGGGAGAAAGGTCATGGCCGACTACCTCCGCATATTGAACAACCGGGACAGCATCATCGGTTCCACATACTATCTGGTGGACGAGTATGATTACGAGGATTACTTCCCCAACGTCTACCTCGGCGTCCTGTCCACCTCCATGCTTGACATGATATGGAGGGCGTCGCTGATCGCGCACGTCAAGGGCACCAAGCTCGATGGCGCCGGTGTCCGGGAAGGCATCATCTACTATGACATGGATAGATTGGATGGCCCCTCGATCGGTGCGTTCATATGA